Proteins encoded by one window of Nostoc sp. PCC 7120 = FACHB-418:
- a CDS encoding clan AA aspartic protease: MIDGRLIAGRATVPVIFRLPGQPDFSLDFVIDTGFNGYLTLPPQAISAMNLPLHSTIPAILADGSQVLSSIHLTTIVWDNVEKVVFVLASANKPLLGTGMMNGYHLGIDFEDNGLVSLEKIPSSMS, translated from the coding sequence ATGATTGACGGACGGTTAATTGCTGGTAGGGCAACAGTTCCAGTAATTTTTCGTTTACCTGGACAACCAGATTTTTCACTGGATTTTGTCATTGATACTGGATTTAATGGCTACCTTACCTTACCACCACAAGCTATCAGTGCAATGAACCTTCCCTTACATAGCACTATACCTGCAATATTAGCTGATGGTAGCCAAGTTTTATCATCTATACATTTGACAACGATTGTTTGGGACAATGTAGAAAAAGTAGTTTTCGTTTTGGCTTCTGCTAATAAGCCTTTATTGGGAACTGGAATGATGAATGGATATCATCTAGGCATAGATTTTGAGGACAATGGTTTAGTTTCGTTAGAAAAAATACCATCTTCGATGTCATAA
- the tnpB gene encoding IS200/IS605 family element RNA-guided endonuclease TnpB has protein sequence MQRAFKVTLIPNHNQEVLINKSIGCARFVYNHFLALKQELYQSEQKTLNYNACSQRLTLLKKEIEWLKEVDKFALQNSLKNLETAYKNFFADLKKVKGKKGVGFPKFKKKHGCKQSYKTNLTNGNIQVIENRLKLPKLGWVKFHKSQEVTGKLINVTITRTSSGKYVASILCDTEIEKHPQVSQNIGIDLGIKSYLVTSNGEVVDNPKYYRTQTRKLRKAHKKLSRSVKGSTNRVKAKIKLARSYERITNLRDDFLHKLSTRLIKENSIICIEDLRVANMVKNHKLSLSISDASWSKFVAMLEYKAFWHDRIVQKVGTFYPSSQTCNHCGFINPLVKDLKLREWACPGCSGYNLRDNNAALNILGEGLRLIAAVGIPEALNACGELVSPGAIQAEIVEAGITRLQVV, from the coding sequence ATGCAGAGAGCGTTTAAAGTTACACTCATTCCTAATCACAATCAAGAGGTCTTAATCAATAAGAGTATTGGTTGTGCAAGGTTTGTGTATAACCACTTTCTGGCATTAAAGCAAGAGCTATATCAGTCCGAACAGAAAACATTAAACTATAACGCTTGTAGTCAACGTTTAACTTTACTCAAGAAAGAAATTGAATGGTTGAAGGAAGTAGATAAGTTTGCCTTACAGAATTCGCTCAAGAATTTAGAGACAGCATACAAAAACTTTTTTGCTGACTTAAAGAAGGTCAAAGGCAAAAAAGGAGTAGGCTTTCCCAAGTTTAAAAAGAAGCATGGTTGCAAGCAGTCTTACAAGACGAATTTAACAAACGGTAACATCCAGGTAATAGAGAATCGTTTAAAGCTTCCGAAGTTAGGGTGGGTGAAGTTTCATAAGTCCCAAGAAGTTACCGGAAAGCTTATAAACGTTACCATAACTCGGACTTCTTCTGGTAAATATGTTGCTAGTATTCTGTGTGATACAGAGATTGAGAAACATCCCCAAGTTAGTCAAAATATTGGCATAGACTTAGGCATAAAGTCTTATCTCGTTACTAGTAATGGGGAAGTCGTAGATAATCCCAAATATTACCGGACTCAAACTCGTAAATTACGTAAAGCACATAAAAAATTATCCCGCAGTGTAAAAGGCAGTACTAATCGAGTCAAAGCGAAAATCAAGCTGGCTCGTAGCTACGAAAGAATTACCAATCTCAGAGATGACTTTCTGCACAAGCTGTCAACTCGTCTAATCAAAGAAAACAGTATTATCTGTATTGAGGATTTGCGAGTTGCCAACATGGTAAAAAACCATAAATTATCATTGAGTATTTCAGACGCTAGTTGGTCTAAGTTCGTTGCCATGCTTGAATATAAAGCTTTTTGGCATGACAGAATTGTGCAGAAGGTTGGTACGTTTTATCCCTCCTCTCAGACTTGTAATCATTGTGGTTTTATCAACCCTTTGGTCAAAGATTTAAAGTTACGTGAATGGGCTTGTCCTGGTTGTAGTGGTTACAATTTGAGAGACAATAACGCAGCGTTGAACATATTAGGTGAGGGATTGAGATTAATAGCCGCCGTGGGTATCCCGGAGGCTCTAAACGCCTGTGGAGAACTCGTCAGTCCTGGAGCAATTCAGGCAGAGATCGTTGAAGCAGGAATCACGCGACTTCAAGTCGTGTGA
- a CDS encoding SAM-dependent methyltransferase, which yields MEVPSVANTARIIDYWLGGSHHFPVDEEAAKVFEQVYPKSPEVFQELRAYIGKVSRYIESQGINQFVVFGAGLPTCGNVHEAASQSKVVYTDIDQANIEIGRTLLENNPQADYTFCECQKADFSSRYSSNVLY from the coding sequence ATGGAAGTTCCCTCAGTTGCGAACACAGCAAGAATTATTGATTATTGGTTAGGAGGTTCTCATCACTTTCCTGTGGATGAAGAAGCAGCCAAAGTATTTGAGCAAGTATACCCCAAAAGTCCAGAAGTATTCCAAGAACTTAGAGCATATATCGGAAAAGTATCGCGTTATATTGAATCTCAAGGAATCAACCAGTTTGTGGTTTTTGGTGCGGGGCTACCAACTTGTGGCAATGTTCATGAAGCAGCATCACAGTCAAAAGTAGTATATACAGATATAGATCAAGCTAATATTGAAATAGGACGTACCTTGCTAGAGAATAATCCTCAAGCTGATTATACATTTTGTGAGTGTCAAAAAGCAGATTTTAGCTCAAGATATAGTTCTAATGTACTATATTGA
- a CDS encoding transposase — protein sequence MPAIIRGKNGGTKQLIRDRRSYKTSYTLNSDKYGSVTFNVWIVCTYKNGKRREHGREFFVYAVYKVKLTLSLIHDDYRLRFGIESSYRMKNQCRIKTTIKNPTIRLLFVALAFLIINVWIYLVWHFISRLKRSTRQVFSDLFTLKQMLEFLRQAVDRSYGVACEVYLPSG from the coding sequence ATGCCAGCTATTATCCGGGGCAAAAATGGTGGAACTAAACAATTAATTAGAGATAGGCGGAGTTACAAAACCAGTTACACTTTAAACAGCGATAAATATGGTTCAGTAACTTTTAATGTGTGGATAGTTTGCACATATAAAAATGGTAAAAGACGAGAGCATGGACGGGAATTTTTTGTTTATGCTGTCTATAAAGTTAAGTTAACTTTGTCGCTTATACATGATGACTATCGTCTACGTTTCGGGATTGAGAGTAGTTATCGTATGAAAAACCAGTGCCGAATCAAAACTACTATTAAAAATCCTACCATTCGGCTTTTATTTGTAGCTTTGGCATTCTTAATTATTAATGTTTGGATTTATCTGGTATGGCATTTTATTAGCCGTTTAAAAAGAAGCACCAGACAAGTTTTTTCTGATCTATTTACCCTCAAACAGATGCTTGAATTTTTACGCCAAGCCGTAGATCGCAGCTATGGAGTAGCCTGCGAAGTTTATTTACCGTCCGGCTAA
- a CDS encoding transposase, translated as MWNEYNNPRHIRTLNGVVELQLKIRRCQNKSCMRYKKAYRPEQEGSLALPQNEFGLDVIAYIGALRYQEHRSVPQIHTHLELKGICISKRTVTHLIDRYDELLSLWLKDHKRLKAIVANQGRVILAIDGMQPEIGHEVLWVIRDCLSGEILLAKTLLSSRNEDLVALLLEVANTLDVPIDGVVSDGQQSIRKAVGLALPKIAHGLCHYHYLKEAIKPIYEADRNAKKELKKKVRGLREIERSVTNEDKDLVTIIEDYCSAVRSSITNDGHPPLEASGLKLQENLTLIEQSLERMEKRSALPPPLVNLKHLLAKGLSATASLFSPVRVAYQWVDKASNILNNKIGLDAAGVKQSYQQLLTEMSQQKQKAGTLNTAIDNFIKTTHSYWSGLFHCYEIEDFPRTNNDLEHAFGMLRYHQRRCTGRKVAPSSLVIRGSVKLACAIATKLHSFTASDLAQVDIHTWLELRSQLQKHHKARIEQYRFRRDPKAYLANLESRLL; from the coding sequence ATGTGGAATGAATACAATAATCCTCGACATATAAGAACGCTAAATGGGGTAGTAGAACTACAGCTAAAAATTCGGCGATGTCAAAATAAGTCATGTATGCGGTATAAAAAAGCATATCGACCAGAGCAAGAAGGGTCACTCGCTCTACCACAGAACGAATTTGGTTTGGATGTGATTGCTTATATAGGAGCATTACGCTACCAGGAACATAGAAGTGTTCCTCAAATACACACTCACCTTGAATTAAAGGGTATATGTATAAGTAAACGAACGGTCACACACTTAATTGACAGATATGACGAGTTACTTTCTTTATGGCTAAAAGACCATAAAAGATTAAAAGCAATAGTGGCTAATCAAGGACGGGTGATATTAGCCATTGATGGGATGCAGCCAGAAATTGGACATGAGGTATTATGGGTAATTCGAGATTGTCTATCAGGAGAAATTTTACTTGCTAAAACTTTATTATCATCAAGGAATGAAGATTTAGTAGCGTTATTATTAGAAGTGGCTAATACACTGGATGTACCAATTGATGGAGTTGTTAGTGATGGACAACAATCAATTCGTAAAGCTGTTGGGTTAGCATTACCTAAAATTGCTCATGGTTTATGTCATTACCATTACCTGAAAGAAGCAATTAAACCCATATATGAGGCGGATAGAAATGCAAAAAAGGAATTGAAAAAAAAAGTTAGAGGATTACGAGAAATTGAACGTAGTGTTACCAATGAAGATAAGGATTTGGTGACTATTATTGAAGATTATTGCTCGGCAGTCCGTAGTTCTATAACCAATGATGGACATCCACCGTTAGAGGCATCTGGATTAAAGTTACAAGAAAATTTGACTTTGATAGAACAAAGCTTAGAAAGGATGGAAAAAAGAAGTGCTTTACCACCACCTTTAGTTAACCTAAAACACCTTCTAGCTAAGGGATTATCTGCTACTGCATCTTTATTTTCACCTGTGAGGGTTGCATATCAGTGGGTTGATAAAGCTAGTAATATTCTCAACAATAAAATAGGTCTTGATGCTGCTGGGGTCAAACAAAGTTATCAGCAACTGTTGACAGAAATGTCTCAACAAAAGCAGAAAGCTGGTACCCTGAACACTGCAATCGATAACTTTATAAAAACCACCCACAGCTACTGGTCTGGACTTTTTCATTGTTATGAAATTGAAGATTTTCCTAGAACTAATAATGACTTAGAACACGCTTTTGGTATGCTACGTTATCATCAACGTCGTTGTACCGGTCGTAAGGTTGCCCCCTCATCTCTCGTTATTCGTGGTTCTGTCAAACTTGCCTGTGCGATAGCTACTAAGCTTCATTCTTTTACCGCATCTGATTTAGCACAAGTTGATATTCATACTTGGCTCGAATTACGCTCTCAATTGCAAAAACACCACAAAGCCAGAATTGAACAGTATCGATTTCGCAGAGACCCCAAGGCTTACTTGGCTAATCTAGAGAGTCGTCTTCTCTAG
- a CDS encoding IS1182 family transposase codes for MSLKPQPISPVPEETVRVARAAFPKGNLYLTLRDEIGTLYSDSDFTALYPTHGQPTVTPWRLALICVLQFIEDLPDRQAAEAVRSRIDWKYVLGLELTDPGFDFSVLCEFRTRLITGGAEQQLLDTLLKQFKERGWLKERGKQRTDSTHVLAAIRNLNRLEGVGETLRAALNDLATVAPDWLRSWVPEEWFERYGRAIEEYRLPKGIAARKEYAEMIGTDGMQLLISVWAEDVPDWLRLVPAVEILRQTWIHQYYVENEQVRLRAASDLAPSGSRFDSPYDIDARFGNKRSVTWTGYKVHLTETCDENQVHLITHAITTQAQVSDVTQTALIHEALAAKDLLPSQHIVDAGYIDSNLIVTSRKRYRIDLVGPVRPNGSWQAKTPGGYDISQFTVNWNTKRVTCPQGKKSTKKWVPTQDKWGNAVINVRFPRKTCRLCNARALCTRSKTEPRELTLRPKAEYQALQTVRQQQLSTDWKKLYDTRAGVEGTLSQGIVTLGLRQARYIGLVKVRLQHLLSAVALNVVRMVSWLHGRTHAKTRISRFAALAPA; via the coding sequence ATGTCACTAAAACCACAACCCATCAGTCCTGTGCCAGAGGAAACAGTTCGTGTCGCCCGTGCTGCCTTCCCCAAAGGAAACCTTTATCTCACGCTGCGAGATGAAATTGGCACACTTTACAGTGATAGTGACTTTACCGCCTTGTATCCCACTCATGGTCAACCAACAGTTACACCTTGGCGACTGGCATTAATCTGTGTGTTGCAATTTATTGAGGATTTGCCAGATCGACAAGCTGCTGAAGCTGTCCGTAGTAGGATTGATTGGAAATATGTTTTGGGGTTGGAATTGACTGACCCAGGGTTTGACTTCTCTGTATTATGTGAATTTCGCACCCGATTGATAACTGGTGGTGCAGAGCAACAACTGCTAGACACTTTACTCAAGCAATTCAAAGAGCGCGGATGGCTCAAAGAAAGAGGAAAACAGCGCACGGACTCTACTCATGTGCTGGCTGCTATTCGCAACTTGAACCGACTAGAAGGGGTAGGTGAAACCCTACGTGCAGCCCTCAATGACCTAGCTACAGTTGCGCCAGACTGGTTACGTTCATGGGTGCCAGAGGAATGGTTTGAACGCTACGGTCGTGCCATAGAAGAGTATCGCCTACCCAAAGGCATTGCTGCTCGTAAAGAATATGCTGAGATGATTGGCACAGATGGTATGCAATTACTGATATCTGTGTGGGCAGAAGATGTCCCAGATTGGCTCAGGCTTGTACCAGCAGTCGAAATTTTGCGACAGACTTGGATACATCAATATTATGTGGAGAATGAGCAAGTAAGATTGCGGGCTGCGAGCGACTTAGCTCCTTCTGGTAGTCGTTTTGACTCTCCTTATGACATCGATGCTCGCTTTGGTAATAAACGGAGTGTGACTTGGACTGGGTATAAAGTGCATCTGACGGAAACTTGTGATGAGAACCAAGTCCATTTAATCACTCATGCCATTACCACTCAAGCTCAGGTTTCAGATGTTACCCAGACTGCACTTATCCACGAGGCATTGGCCGCCAAAGACCTGCTCCCCAGTCAACACATTGTTGATGCTGGCTATATCGATAGTAATCTTATCGTCACCAGTCGTAAGCGTTATCGAATAGATTTAGTTGGGCCAGTCCGCCCGAATGGTAGTTGGCAAGCTAAAACTCCAGGCGGTTACGACATCAGCCAGTTTACCGTGAACTGGAATACAAAACGGGTGACTTGTCCTCAAGGTAAAAAAAGTACCAAAAAGTGGGTACCGACTCAGGATAAATGGGGCAATGCAGTGATTAATGTGAGATTTCCTCGCAAAACTTGCCGACTTTGCAACGCCCGTGCTTTATGCACTCGCTCAAAAACTGAGCCAAGAGAACTGACACTACGTCCAAAAGCTGAATACCAAGCACTGCAAACCGTGCGACAACAACAACTTTCCACTGACTGGAAAAAGCTCTATGACACCAGAGCAGGAGTTGAGGGGACGCTATCTCAAGGAATTGTCACTTTGGGGTTGCGGCAAGCTCGCTACATTGGTTTAGTTAAAGTTCGACTCCAGCACTTGCTGAGCGCCGTAGCTCTCAATGTGGTACGTATGGTCTCTTGGCTACATGGTCGAACTCATGCAAAAACCAGGATTTCTCGATTTGCTGCTTTAGCTCCAGCTTGA
- a CDS encoding DUF488 family protein, N3 subclade, which produces MIFTSYYKGEIKGEAVSISLYPPKGWTGKHLLLFAPTPELLHWWKSSAKDAIAQEEYKRCFREILDSRQQLIQLWVGKQKDKPVDMTLCCFEKTGDFCHRYQIGEEVVQKYLHELWGGEIGSLVGQMPSNRQPTQIEKGHDSTDTSSITKTDNFTPNDTTSINSTYPPVVQTLLAKCFDTGLAVRCDRLTCGYYRVSLHGEDLGDWSELGVLGVLSGLQHEFYRPRLVPSLAAVATPQVPEVAPPPVAQPESPELITRLGKLEGAELSQIQDWCKSVKSQMFPSVSQYADGRLELHLRRFVSLASAKSGKKAEVKLVEPGRYAGAEVIEALGEKLLPDFHQALVLFYPAGTQIKVHRDSPAYASGAAQINIMGRAKFSISGCQDVRRMESYWLEEGDCIAFDNKQPHGIDRVVGDRWCVCFFRLKAEYLEQEYRKQLSLV; this is translated from the coding sequence ATGATTTTTACCTCGTACTATAAGGGCGAAATCAAGGGGGAGGCTGTTTCTATTTCGCTCTATCCGCCCAAGGGGTGGACTGGCAAGCATTTACTCCTGTTCGCCCCTACTCCTGAACTACTGCACTGGTGGAAATCTAGCGCCAAAGATGCGATCGCACAGGAAGAATACAAGCGCTGTTTCCGCGAGATTTTAGATTCCCGGCAGCAGTTGATCCAGTTGTGGGTGGGGAAACAGAAGGACAAGCCTGTGGATATGACTTTGTGCTGCTTTGAAAAAACTGGGGATTTCTGCCATCGATATCAGATTGGAGAAGAAGTAGTACAAAAGTATTTACATGAACTTTGGGGTGGTGAAATCGGATCTCTGGTTGGTCAAATGCCTTCCAACAGGCAGCCCACGCAAATAGAGAAGGGTCACGACTCAACCGATACCTCTAGCATTACCAAAACTGACAACTTTACGCCAAACGACACTACTTCAATTAACTCCACTTATCCACCTGTTGTTCAAACGCTACTGGCGAAATGTTTTGACACTGGGTTGGCTGTAAGGTGCGATCGCCTAACTTGTGGCTACTATCGGGTATCTCTGCATGGGGAGGATTTGGGCGATTGGTCAGAGTTGGGCGTGCTGGGGGTGTTGTCGGGACTGCAACATGAATTTTATCGTCCACGCCTTGTGCCATCCTTGGCGGCAGTGGCAACTCCTCAAGTTCCAGAAGTAGCACCACCACCTGTCGCACAACCCGAATCCCCCGAACTGATTACTCGCCTGGGCAAGTTGGAGGGTGCTGAGTTGTCACAGATTCAGGATTGGTGCAAATCCGTCAAGTCGCAGATGTTTCCCTCAGTCTCACAATACGCGGATGGTCGTCTAGAGTTGCATCTGCGGCGCTTCGTTAGTTTGGCTAGTGCCAAGTCTGGTAAGAAGGCTGAGGTAAAGTTGGTTGAGCCGGGGCGTTATGCTGGTGCTGAGGTAATTGAGGCTTTGGGCGAGAAGCTGTTGCCGGACTTTCATCAAGCGTTAGTGTTGTTTTATCCGGCTGGGACACAAATCAAAGTACATCGGGATTCACCAGCTTATGCTTCAGGAGCAGCGCAAATTAATATCATGGGTCGAGCGAAGTTCTCAATCTCTGGTTGCCAGGATGTGCGGCGGATGGAATCATATTGGCTGGAGGAGGGCGATTGTATTGCTTTTGACAACAAGCAGCCGCATGGGATTGATCGGGTGGTGGGCGATCGCTGGTGTGTGTGCTTCTTTAGGCTCAAGGCGGAGTATTTGGAGCAAGAGTACAGGAAGCAATTGAGTTTGGTTTAG
- a CDS encoding phytoene desaturase family protein: protein MSKKVAIVGAGPGGLATAIRLAGLGYQVEIFEAAERVGGRMRGFEVDSYAFDTGPTILQLPHLYKELFEEAGLNFADYVQLKRLEPYTRLKFWDGTQLDITSDLQSFKTQLATLRSDLPLAFDRWYSEHIRKYELGYKPYLAGPARSIFGYLRPDELMKFLSFRPWENLYQHFWRFFQDERLVYALSYPSKYLGMHPTVASSVFSLIPFLEFSQGVWHPVGGFRALAQGLANAAQDLGVKIHLHSPVHQIWIEQGQVRGLELADASRHQFDTVVINADFAYAVRHLLPTSARGRYTDNKLGQMQFSCSTFMLYLGINRRYEDLPHHQIYLSDNIRRLERPWVDDSALDETDPPFYVCNPTIIDPSNAPAGHSTLFVLVPIPNTSYAVDWDIKQKSYTDFILKRLHLLGYHNIEQHIVTQSCYTAQSWLDDYRVHLGAVFNLSHNLTQLGPFRPPIRSENIAGLYWIGGAVHPGSGLLTILEASRSAAGFIHQDFASTGS from the coding sequence ATGTCTAAAAAAGTTGCGATTGTCGGCGCAGGCCCTGGCGGTTTAGCTACAGCTATCCGTCTTGCTGGACTTGGGTATCAAGTAGAAATCTTTGAGGCGGCTGAACGTGTTGGTGGAAGAATGCGCGGTTTTGAAGTTGATTCCTACGCCTTTGATACTGGCCCCACTATTCTCCAACTACCACACTTATATAAAGAGCTTTTTGAGGAGGCTGGTTTAAATTTTGCCGACTATGTTCAACTCAAACGTTTAGAACCATATACACGTTTGAAATTTTGGGATGGTACTCAACTGGATATCACTTCGGATCTACAGTCATTTAAAACCCAACTGGCAACCTTACGCTCCGATTTACCATTAGCATTTGATCGCTGGTATAGTGAGCATATCCGTAAATATGAGTTAGGTTACAAACCCTATTTAGCCGGCCCTGCACGCTCTATTTTTGGTTACTTGCGCCCAGATGAACTGATGAAGTTTTTGTCTTTTCGTCCTTGGGAAAATTTATATCAACACTTTTGGCGATTTTTTCAAGATGAGCGTTTAGTCTATGCTCTGAGCTATCCGTCAAAATATTTGGGAATGCACCCAACTGTGGCATCAAGTGTCTTTAGCCTGATTCCATTCTTAGAATTTTCCCAAGGAGTATGGCATCCAGTCGGTGGATTTCGTGCATTAGCTCAGGGCTTGGCTAATGCCGCTCAAGACTTAGGAGTGAAAATTCATCTGCATTCGCCTGTTCACCAAATCTGGATTGAACAAGGGCAAGTTCGTGGTTTGGAACTGGCTGATGCTTCTCGCCATCAGTTTGATACAGTAGTGATTAATGCTGACTTTGCCTATGCTGTTCGTCATCTGTTACCAACTTCAGCACGCGGTCGTTACACTGATAACAAGCTTGGGCAAATGCAATTCTCATGCTCTACCTTCATGCTTTATTTGGGTATCAATCGCCGCTACGAAGATTTACCTCATCATCAAATCTATTTATCAGACAATATTCGCCGACTTGAACGTCCTTGGGTTGATGATTCAGCACTAGATGAAACTGATCCACCATTTTATGTCTGTAATCCTACAATTATCGACCCCAGTAATGCACCTGCCGGCCACAGCACTTTATTTGTTTTAGTACCAATTCCCAACACTTCTTATGCTGTTGACTGGGATATTAAACAAAAAAGCTATACAGATTTTATTCTTAAACGTTTACATTTGCTGGGATATCACAATATTGAACAGCACATTGTTACCCAAAGTTGTTACACAGCACAATCTTGGCTTGATGATTATCGCGTTCATTTGGGTGCTGTGTTTAATCTCAGCCACAATTTGACTCAGCTTGGGCCCTTTCGTCCACCCATCCGTTCGGAAAATATTGCCGGACTGTACTGGATTGGTGGCGCTGTTCATCCCGGCAGTGGTTTACTCACTATTTTGGAAGCATCTCGTAGTGCTGCTGGATTTATTCATCAAGATTTTGCTTCAACTGGGTCTTAG
- a CDS encoding nuclease A inhibitor family protein: MTNEITEKLKQASDGLLMMSESEYPFEVFLWSNQAQEPLTNQKLLELTGHPPETSVETVDLDYLFRNCAVEKEWHDDIQKQDVQKFQTLVTKLKDNLTDIKVYRLGTIDIDVYIVGKTPSGDLAGIFTKVIET, from the coding sequence ATGACTAATGAAATTACGGAAAAACTTAAACAAGCCTCTGATGGTTTGTTAATGATGAGTGAGTCAGAATATCCCTTTGAAGTGTTTTTGTGGTCTAATCAAGCACAAGAACCGTTGACCAATCAAAAACTGCTTGAATTAACAGGACATCCCCCAGAAACATCAGTTGAAACCGTAGACCTCGATTATTTGTTTCGTAACTGTGCTGTAGAAAAAGAATGGCACGATGACATACAAAAACAAGATGTGCAGAAATTTCAAACGCTTGTTACAAAGCTCAAGGATAATCTTACAGATATCAAAGTTTATCGTTTAGGTACGATAGATATAGATGTCTATATTGTTGGTAAAACTCCATCTGGTGATTTAGCCGGAATTTTTACTAAAGTTATAGAAACGTGA
- a CDS encoding DNA/RNA non-specific endonuclease — protein MNKSNFLRNILPIAAGTAIFFTFNYLQKPLNAQITNVHLTMGNPTNANTSFSNFLLSKVQYATSHNCFRGTPNWVSWQLNQSWLGSAPRQDDFRADTTLPSGCYRVTSSDYTGSGFDRGHMAPSADRTNTIANNSATFLMTNIIPQAPDNNQGIWANLENYSRNLVTGQNRELYIISGAYGTGGTGSNQNNTTTIAGGKVTVPARTYKVIVVLDRPGLGVSGVTTNTRVIAVDIPNTQGVRNADWRNYRISVDTLEARLRNATGTTYDFLSNVPTSIQSVIEARVDNL, from the coding sequence ATGAATAAGTCTAACTTTCTCAGGAATATTCTACCTATTGCTGCTGGTACAGCAATATTTTTCACTTTTAATTATCTCCAAAAGCCCCTAAATGCCCAAATTACAAATGTTCATTTGACGATGGGAAATCCTACTAATGCTAACACTAGCTTTAGTAATTTCTTACTAAGTAAGGTTCAGTACGCAACCTCTCATAACTGTTTCCGAGGAACACCAAATTGGGTGAGTTGGCAGTTAAACCAATCATGGCTCGGAAGTGCGCCTCGTCAAGATGATTTTCGTGCAGATACTACCTTACCTTCTGGCTGCTATCGAGTCACATCTTCTGATTACACTGGTAGTGGATTTGATAGAGGACACATGGCTCCTTCGGCTGATAGAACAAATACTATCGCCAATAATTCTGCTACATTCTTAATGACAAATATCATTCCTCAAGCCCCAGATAATAATCAAGGTATATGGGCGAATCTAGAAAATTATTCTAGAAATTTAGTCACCGGACAGAATCGGGAACTCTACATCATTTCAGGTGCCTATGGCACTGGTGGTACAGGGTCGAATCAGAACAACACTACTACAATTGCTGGTGGTAAAGTTACTGTTCCAGCCCGAACCTATAAGGTGATTGTGGTTTTAGATAGACCAGGTTTGGGAGTGAGTGGTGTCACTACTAATACAAGGGTAATTGCAGTTGATATACCCAATACGCAAGGTGTGAGAAACGCGGATTGGAGAAATTATCGAATTAGCGTTGACACTCTAGAAGCAAGACTTAGGAATGCAACAGGAACTACCTATGATTTTCTTTCTAATGTTCCTACCTCTATTCAAAGTGTAATTGAGGCTAGAGTTGACAATTTATAA
- a CDS encoding phosphodiester glycosidase family protein, translating to MRKIRVLVLVLISLGLLSCLGVRSSLPSISSAIPTVTPSPPKTIRYIERSLPQGMAHILLIPANSPFVVTGALSAKVSTVEEFAQKHRAFAIFNAGFFDPANQKSTSYVVVTGQMVADPKDNERLVNNPQLKPYLNLIFNRSEFRRYLCGQTTRYDITLHNESPPANCRLVDAIGAGPRLLPKLTSVPEGFVDNAKGRDALLSKQLNARTAVGITSEGSIILVMVAQKPSKPKNSGISLVQLADLMKKLGASAAMNLDGGSSSSLYYNGKAFYGKFDLQGNPIKRKVKSVLLVQENVRN from the coding sequence GTGAGAAAAATTAGGGTGTTGGTTTTGGTACTAATTAGTTTAGGGTTACTGTCTTGCTTAGGTGTGCGTTCTTCTCTACCGTCAATATCCTCTGCTATACCAACAGTTACTCCTTCACCACCAAAAACCATCCGCTACATAGAGCGTAGCTTGCCCCAAGGTATGGCTCACATTTTATTGATTCCAGCCAATAGCCCATTTGTAGTAACTGGAGCATTATCAGCGAAGGTAAGCACTGTAGAGGAATTTGCCCAGAAGCATCGAGCTTTTGCTATCTTCAACGCAGGCTTTTTTGACCCAGCCAATCAAAAATCAACATCCTATGTAGTGGTGACTGGTCAGATGGTTGCTGACCCTAAAGATAATGAGCGCCTAGTAAACAATCCGCAATTAAAGCCTTACCTCAATCTCATTTTTAATCGCAGTGAATTTCGTCGCTATTTATGTGGGCAAACTACCCGTTATGATATTACTTTGCACAATGAATCACCACCAGCAAATTGTCGCTTAGTTGATGCTATAGGTGCTGGCCCACGCTTATTACCAAAACTGACATCAGTACCAGAAGGTTTTGTAGATAATGCCAAAGGACGCGATGCACTCTTGAGTAAACAGCTTAACGCTAGAACTGCTGTAGGTATTACCAGTGAGGGCAGCATTATTTTAGTAATGGTTGCTCAAAAACCTTCAAAACCCAAAAATTCTGGCATATCTCTAGTGCAATTAGCAGATTTGATGAAAAAGTTGGGTGCATCCGCAGCAATGAACTTAGACGGAGGTAGTTCTTCTTCGCTGTATTACAATGGCAAAGCCTTTTATGGAAAATTTGATTTACAAGGAAATCCCATTAAACGAAAAGTAAAATCAGTTTTATTAGTTCAGGAGAATGTGAGAAATTAG